In Rhodococcus pseudokoreensis, the DNA window GTCGGTGAGTGAGCCACGGATGACGTCCTCGAATTCGGAACGCATGACACGTATCTGGCGGCGGACGCCGGGAAGTTCGACGGTAACCACGGCGGAGGTGTCCTGCGACAACCGCTCCTTCGCAATCCGGCAGCGGGCCGCGAGTTCGGCGAGCGCTGCGCGGTGCGCGGGTTCGTCGACGTCGAAGTCCGGGTTCGCGTTCTGTACCAGCGCGACCACATGCCCCATCAGCAGCCGGTCGGCGTGGTCTCCGCTGAAGTCGGTGCTCCGCGTCGATGGGCGCACAGCGAATTCGGCGCCCTGCCTGGTGGCCACGGTCAGGTCGAGGGAGTGGGCTCCGACGTCGCACAGCAGCACTGTGTCGTAGTCGTCGAGTTTCTCGACTCGGGCGACCCACGTGAGTGCCGCAATGGTTTCGGACATCACGGTGACGGTGCGGTTCTGCAGCAGGCCCCAGCGACGGATCTCGTCCTCGAGTTCCTCCACCGCATACCCCGACCAACCCGCCGGAGCCGCGACCACCACATGGTCGGGCGCCGGGGTGCGGCCCCGGATCAAACAGTCGAGCGCGGTGGTCACCAACTGCACGGCCGGGGTGCGGGTCCCGTCGTCGCCGATCACCGGAACGGGGTCACCGACTCTGTCGATGAAGTCACGAAAGACGATGCTGCCCTGCGGAAGCAGCCCCGCACGGTGCGGCCCGAGGGTGGGAGCGCTGCTGGACGACAGCGCGAGTTCGGCGGAGCGCCGCACCACCGTGAATCCGTCGTGCTCGTGGTGCCCCTGCGATTCACCGTGCATCTGTGCGGACACGAACGAGTCGGAACCCATACTGATCCCCATCGATGTCCGCATGTCGTGATCTCCATTCCGTGGTACGGCAGGCGGATTTCCTGCCGGTCGAAACGCTAGACCGCCTTCCTGTACCGACCGCTGTGCGCTTCCTGCGATGTTCCTGTGTGCATGGCGGCGAACGCCCCTAGCGAAGGTGCAGCGTCCTCCCATGGTCTTCCCAGGAATGGTCCATAACGTCGTCGGCAGTCGCCTCGAAGGGGCTAACCGAGATGAAGGAGCACTCATGACGAGAAGCGAAATCCACCCGTCGGCCGTCCTCGAACACGACGTCCCCGCCCTGCACGCCGCGACCGGCGCACGGGCACCGCAGCCCGACCTGGGCGGCGCGCCCCATGCGGCGGACCTACTGCGCGACGGACTCGACGGTCTCCTGCGCGACCTCCGCCCAGCGAACTCGACCGGCGAGCGTCCTACTCAGCACAATGAGCAGCACCAGAATTCGCACGACGTCCCCCGAGACAACGACAGTCGTGGGTTCGAGAACACCGGCCACACCTCCCCCGGAATCCAGGACCCCCACGACACCGGCAACCAGGTCCGCGAGAACAACACCGCCAACCCCGGCCACGACAACCACACCGAGGGCGACCGACAGAACAGCGCCGCCGACGCCTCGCGCGCCGACAATCATCAGAACACCGCCCAGCAGAACAACGGCCGCAACGAGGCCAACCACCAGGACGACGCAGGCCGCCACACCACCGCCCCCGGCAACCAGGCCCACGAGAACAACGGCACGATCAACCACGACGGACGCACCGACGGCAACAACGTCGCGAGCCATCAGAACGCCTCCTCGAACTCATCGACGTCGTTCGGCAACCCGGGCCGCGGTGAGTCGGCCGTGAACTCGGGCGGCGCGTCCGCGTCCCAGCCCGTGTTCGGCCAGGGAAACGCGGTTGCGACGCAGCCGTCGACGCTGGCGCCCACGTCGGTGTCCGCGCAGACGTCGTCGGCCGTGCAGCCTGCCGCGGCCGGTCAGGCGACGAGTGCGGCGCCGGCAACGGCGGCGTCCGCGGCCCAGCCGATCACGGCGACCCCGGTGTCGACCCATTCCGATTCGGCGGTGACGTCGCAGCCTCTCGACACGACGATTCGGCAGACGAACACCGAACCTGCCTCGGCGACGACATCCGACACAGACCGGAATCAGAATCAGGTTGCGGACCAGCAGAATACGCGGAGCGCGGAGACTGCCTCGGTCACCGGCGACGAGGGAACGCGGGCAGCGTCGACGGACACCACCCCGAACAACTCCACCCAGACCGACGCCACCACCCAGAGCGCGACGGCACCCACCGCGGATCTCGGCCGAACCGAGGCGACCGCGGCAACGGCAACGGCAACGACCGGCACCACCGACAACCATGCGTCAACGACCTCGACCCAAACACCGGAGGCGACCACAACGGCAACCCCAACGACAACGGCACAAGAGGCGACAACCACGGCCACAGCACCCGCCGCCGATCTCGGCCAGACCCAGGCGGCCACCCAGTCCACCCCGACCACCACGACGGCGGCGAGCAATGACGTCTCGTCGACGGACCACAGTTCGGCGGTCAGCACGCTCACGGACACGACGTCGGACACCGGCCTCAGCCATGACACCGCAGCCACCGACACCGCAACGACTGACAACGCCACCACCGATACCGCGACGACGTTCGACACCACCACCTCGTACGACTCGAGCACCGCATACGACTCGAGCACCGCATACGACTCGGGCACCGCGCTCGACACCAGCACATCACTCGACGCGACGAGCGCGACGAGCCTCTCGTCGGGGTTGACGGCCGATTCCGGCAGCACTCTCGACACCCACGATCAGAGCCTGACTGCGACGACGACTGTCGACCAGCACGTGTTCTGACCTCGACGTGGCGGGCCCGCCCACTCCCCTGCAGCGGGCCCGCCACTCCCCTCTCTCGAATGCCCGTCACCGACTCTTGCGGAGATCATGAACGCCACCCTCGAATCCTCAGCCGCCACCGCACCTGTGCGCCCGAATCTTCCCGCCGAGACCACTGCGTCGATGACGGCGCTGCTGTCGCAGTTGGCGGCGCTGACCCGGACGGCGGGTCGCGGCGATCTCCTGACCCGGCTGTCGCACACCGAGTCTCGCCTCGCCGATCCGCGGACGCGGGTCGTGGTGCTCGGTCTGACCGACAAGGGTGTCAGTTCCGTGGCGGGCGCGCTCGTCGACGCGGACGTGTCGGCGACGGCACGGTCGCGGCACGAACCGGTGGTGGTCGAGTACGGACCGGTCGCGCCGGATCCGGATTCGACGGTCACCCTCCCCCACGACCTGCTCGCGGAGGGTCTGGTGCTGGTCGACGCGCCCGGCTTCTCCGGTCACGCCCCGGCGCGCGCGGCGGACACGCTGGCACTGGTCCCCACGGCGGATGCGGTGCTGTTCGTCTCCGATGCGAGTCAGGAATACACCGAACCCGAGGTCGCCCTGCTCACGCAGGTGCACAAGCTGTGCCCGATGGTGATCTGCGTCGTCAACAAGATCGATTTCTATCCGCGGTGGGCAGACATCCAGAAGGCCAACCGCACGCACTTGCAGAATGCGGATCTCGCGCTGCCGTTGCTGCCGGTGTCCGCGCTGATGCACGCGGACGCTCTCGAGGCGGGCGACGACGCGCTCGACGTCGAATCCGGCATTCCTCAGCTGGTCGACTATCTTCGCACCCAGGTGGTCGCGAAAGCGGATGTCGTGCTCCGCAATTCGGTGATCGCCGACGTTCGCACCGTCACCGACCACCTGTCGCTGTCGCTGAGCGCCGAACTGGACACGTTGCGTGATCCGCAGCGCGGCGCCGCACTCGTCGAACAGATGACCCGGGCCCGCGCGGCGGCGGATCAGCTCCGGCAGCGATCCGCGAACTGGCAGTACACGCTGGCCGACGGCGCGATCGAATTGATGACGGACATCGAGCACGACCTGCGACATCGGCTGCGCACCGTCATCCGCGCGGCGGAGGAGGACATCGGCAAGTCCGACCCGGCACCACGGTGGGAGGAGTTCGGTTCCTGGCTCGACGGCGAGATCGCGTCGTGTGTGCGGGAGAACTTCGTGATGGCGCACACCCGTTCGCAGGACCTGGCGCTGTCGGTCGCGGGGCGCTTCGCGGAGGACGGCAAGGTCCCGGTTCCCGCGCTGCGCATCGACAATGTGGATCACGTGCTCGAACCCGTGAACACGCTCGAATCCCTGGAGAGTGCACAGGGTTTCACGCAGCGCGTCCTGTCCAGCATGCGCGGGTCGTACGGCGGTGTGCTGATGGTCGGTCTCGTCACGAGCCTGGCCGGCCTGGCCCTGGTGAACCCCTTCTCGATCGGCGCGGGAGTACTGCTCGGCGCCAACACGTATCGCGAGGACCGCAAGGCGCGCACCGCCCGCAGGCAGGCGGAGGCGAAGGTGGCGGTGTCGCGACTGATGGACGACGTGATCTTCCAGGTGGGGAAGGAATCGAAGCAGCGACTGCGAGAGGTGCAACGCGTCCTGCGCGACCACTTCACCGACCTGGCGAACGAGATGCTCCGTTCCGTCGACGATTCGCTGCGCGCGGCGACCGAGGCGTCGAAGATGCACGACGATCACCGTGCGACGCGGTCGGCGCAGATCCGCACCGAACTCGACACGTTGCGGCAGATCCGAATGCAGGCCGCAGGATTCGCGGGGCAGGTGGCGGCATGAGCGTCACCCGTCTGGGCTCCCAGACCCGCCAGCTGATCGACGCCGCCCGGCACGAACTGCGCAGCGACCCCGCCACCGTCGACGAACTCCGGCACTGCGGCGCCCGCCTCGAGGAGCCGCTCCGGGTCGCGCTCACCGGCACGCTGAAGGCCGGCAAGTCGACGCTGCTCAACGCCCTCGTCGGCGAGGAGATCGCACCCACCGACGCCACCGAGTGCACCCGGGTGGTCACCTGGTTCGAGCAGTCCGCTACGCCACGCATCGACCTCACCCACGACGCCGGACGCCGGACACGACTGCCCGTGCACCGGGACGAGGGCCGGCTCTCGCTGGACCTGGGCACGGTGACCGCGGATCGGGTGGAGCGACTGCAGGTGGGGTGGCCGTCGGCGTTGCTCGGCGAGTTCACGCTCGTCGACACACCGGGAACGTCGTCGAATTCGCGGGACGTGTCGGCGCGGACCCGGGCGCTGCTCCTCCCCGAGGACGGGCCGTGCGACGTCGACGCCGTCGTCTACCT includes these proteins:
- a CDS encoding Hsp70 family protein, producing MRTSMGISMGSDSFVSAQMHGESQGHHEHDGFTVVRRSAELALSSSSAPTLGPHRAGLLPQGSIVFRDFIDRVGDPVPVIGDDGTRTPAVQLVTTALDCLIRGRTPAPDHVVVAAPAGWSGYAVEELEDEIRRWGLLQNRTVTVMSETIAALTWVARVEKLDDYDTVLLCDVGAHSLDLTVATRQGAEFAVRPSTRSTDFSGDHADRLLMGHVVALVQNANPDFDVDEPAHRAALAELAARCRIAKERLSQDTSAVVTVELPGVRRQIRVMRSEFEDVIRGSLTDAANAVARELERLAETGTPVDAVVLLGGGAAVPLVTELMSTAVDVPLVVSPEPATASARGAAVIAERASLRQSGSRVMSAPGPRVKPLAAPRPIAAATSRVLPPSASAGVPTRPVSPPTPAVTQTVAPAAKTPKSGIRGWMVAASVAALVLLGGGAAATQLIGQDDTPSATTTTTTSSVEQASSADQTAQDDTAGNDTVQEYTVQNPAPAQPMGGGAGGRGGAGPR
- a CDS encoding Isoniazid-inducible protein iniA, with translation MNATLESSAATAPVRPNLPAETTASMTALLSQLAALTRTAGRGDLLTRLSHTESRLADPRTRVVVLGLTDKGVSSVAGALVDADVSATARSRHEPVVVEYGPVAPDPDSTVTLPHDLLAEGLVLVDAPGFSGHAPARAADTLALVPTADAVLFVSDASQEYTEPEVALLTQVHKLCPMVICVVNKIDFYPRWADIQKANRTHLQNADLALPLLPVSALMHADALEAGDDALDVESGIPQLVDYLRTQVVAKADVVLRNSVIADVRTVTDHLSLSLSAELDTLRDPQRGAALVEQMTRARAAADQLRQRSANWQYTLADGAIELMTDIEHDLRHRLRTVIRAAEEDIGKSDPAPRWEEFGSWLDGEIASCVRENFVMAHTRSQDLALSVAGRFAEDGKVPVPALRIDNVDHVLEPVNTLESLESAQGFTQRVLSSMRGSYGGVLMVGLVTSLAGLALVNPFSIGAGVLLGANTYREDRKARTARRQAEAKVAVSRLMDDVIFQVGKESKQRLREVQRVLRDHFTDLANEMLRSVDDSLRAATEASKMHDDHRATRSAQIRTELDTLRQIRMQAAGFAGQVAA